The proteins below come from a single Pelagibaculum spongiae genomic window:
- a CDS encoding branched-chain amino acid transaminase, producing MSMADRDGLIWLDGEMVPWREAKVHVLTHTLHYGMGVFEGVRAYETPKGPAIFRLQDHTKRLFNSAKILGMDMPFSEDELNAAQLAVVKQNNLSSAYLRPMCFYGSEGMGLRADNLKTHVMVAAWEWPSYMGEENLSHGIRINTSSYTRHHVNITMCKAKANGNYMNSMLALQEALRNGYDEALLLDNEGYVAEGSGENIFVITNGELHTPELTSCLDGITRRTIIQFAEDLGITVKERRITRDEIYIADEAFFTGTAAEVMPIRELDGRSIGCGSRGPITEKLQSMYFDQVKGQREEYADWLAVV from the coding sequence ATGTCAATGGCGGATCGTGATGGCCTGATCTGGCTCGATGGTGAAATGGTTCCTTGGCGCGAAGCCAAGGTTCATGTGCTAACCCATACGCTGCATTATGGTATGGGGGTTTTTGAAGGTGTTCGTGCCTATGAAACACCAAAAGGGCCGGCAATTTTCCGGTTGCAAGACCACACCAAGCGTTTATTTAATTCTGCAAAAATTCTCGGAATGGATATGCCTTTTTCCGAAGATGAATTAAATGCTGCGCAGTTAGCAGTGGTTAAACAAAACAATTTATCTTCTGCCTATTTGCGCCCTATGTGTTTTTACGGCTCAGAAGGTATGGGTTTGCGAGCCGATAATTTAAAAACTCATGTAATGGTTGCTGCCTGGGAATGGCCTTCCTACATGGGTGAAGAAAATCTATCGCATGGTATTCGAATTAATACCAGCTCCTACACCCGCCATCACGTCAACATCACCATGTGTAAAGCCAAAGCGAATGGCAACTACATGAACTCGATGTTGGCGCTGCAAGAAGCACTGCGTAATGGTTATGACGAAGCACTGCTGCTAGACAACGAAGGTTACGTTGCAGAAGGCAGTGGCGAGAATATTTTTGTGATTACCAATGGTGAATTACATACGCCAGAGCTAACTTCCTGCTTAGACGGCATTACTCGTCGCACTATTATTCAGTTCGCTGAAGATTTAGGCATTACGGTTAAAGAGCGTCGTATTACTCGCGATGAAATTTATATTGCCGACGAAGCCTTCTTTACCGGCACCGCCGCCGAAGTCATGCCGATTCGTGAATTAGATGGCCGTAGTATTGGTTGTGGTTCACGCGGGCCGATTACCGAAAAACTGCAAAGCATGTATTTTGACCAAGTTAAAGGGCAAAGAGAAGAATATGCTGATTGGTTGGCGGTGGTTTAA
- a CDS encoding DUF2306 domain-containing protein, whose protein sequence is MLIPPLVLFHLCVAILAIITGAVVLSKPKGTAVHKLLGRCWVVLMTTTAITSFWIQQNNELSWIHILATLILATTSCAFIAIRLKKVQWHQRLMKSAYGLSLLTGGLAALLPGRFLNEAILDWITRF, encoded by the coding sequence ATGCTGATCCCTCCTCTAGTGCTTTTTCATCTTTGTGTCGCCATCTTAGCGATCATCACCGGTGCAGTGGTGCTATCAAAACCAAAAGGCACTGCCGTGCACAAACTGCTAGGGCGGTGCTGGGTTGTTTTAATGACAACAACCGCAATCACTTCTTTCTGGATTCAACAAAACAATGAATTAAGCTGGATTCATATTCTAGCAACGCTCATTTTAGCCACCACCAGCTGCGCATTTATTGCAATTCGATTAAAGAAAGTCCAATGGCACCAGCGACTAATGAAAAGTGCTTACGGTCTAAGTCTGTTAACCGGTGGATTAGCGGCGTTATTACCAGGTCGGTTTTTAAATGAAGCGATTTTAGATTGGATTACTCGGTTTTAA
- a CDS encoding helix-turn-helix transcriptional regulator has protein sequence MFGKVDLNQVVNFTITDKAVLESAGPIVEALGDLLGPTCEVVLHSLEDLDHSIVKIANGHVTGRGEGAPITDLALHMLHQMRAKGAHFSQSYFTRSKNGELMKCTSIAIRNTDGKIVALMCININLDAPFSSIIKNFTPGPAGEIRSDEGMLLESPEEQMEKNIRDTIYEVNKDPSIPSKQKNRQIVYRLYDTGTFNFKESVAMVAQRLSVSRHTIYLYIRERRHNAVAELDDMGSMNNDNI, from the coding sequence ATGTTTGGTAAAGTCGATCTTAATCAAGTGGTTAATTTTACAATTACAGATAAAGCAGTATTAGAATCCGCAGGGCCGATTGTTGAAGCGCTGGGTGATTTATTAGGCCCAACCTGCGAAGTCGTCCTTCACTCGTTGGAAGATCTGGATCATTCGATTGTTAAAATCGCCAATGGTCATGTAACAGGTCGTGGCGAAGGCGCACCGATTACCGATCTGGCATTGCACATGTTGCATCAGATGCGCGCTAAGGGTGCTCACTTCTCTCAGAGCTATTTCACTCGCAGCAAAAACGGCGAGTTAATGAAATGTACCAGTATTGCGATTCGCAATACTGACGGCAAAATCGTTGCTCTGATGTGCATTAACATCAACCTAGACGCGCCTTTCTCTAGCATCATCAAGAACTTCACCCCAGGTCCTGCCGGTGAAATTCGTAGCGATGAAGGCATGTTGCTAGAAAGCCCTGAAGAGCAGATGGAAAAGAATATCCGTGACACGATCTATGAAGTGAACAAGGATCCGTCAATTCCAAGCAAGCAAAAGAACCGTCAAATCGTTTACCGCTTGTACGACACCGGTACTTTCAACTTTAAAGAATCTGTTGCGATGGTGGCTCAGCGTTTGTCAGTATCTCGCCATACCATTTACTTATACATTCGTGAGCGTCGCCATAATGCGGTTGCTGAGCTAGATGACATGGGCTCAATGAATAACGACAACATCTAA
- the pflB gene encoding formate C-acetyltransferase, giving the protein MNAESGIVPAAWQGFTTGEWVAEINVRNFIQLNYTPYEGDESFLAEATEATNKLWEAVMVGIRQEDSTHAPVDFDENTPSTITSHKPGYINQDLETIVGLQTDAPLKRAIMPYGGIRMVEGSCKVYGKEINPQVKEFFNAHRKTHNQGVFDVYTPEIIACRKSGVLTGLPDAYGRGRIIGDYRRVALYGIDRLMSDKQAQHASLDAADFDAELMQRREEIVEQYRALGQLKEMAASYGFDISVPAANAQEAVQWTYFGYLAAVKSQNGAAMSLGRASTFIDIYIERELADGSLTEQKAQEMIDHFVMKLRMVRFLRTPEYDELFSGDPIWATESIGGMGVDGRTLVSKTSFRFLHTLYTMGPSPEPNITVLWSEELPVGFKEYCAKVSIETSSIQYENDDLMRPDMDSDDYAIACCVSPMVVGKQMQFFGARANLAKTLMYAINGGVDELSKAQVGPKGDAISTEVLEFDDVMGRLDNFMDWLATTYVKALNCIHYSHDKYSYEAVQLALHDRDVKRTMACGIAGLSVAADALSAIKFAKVKPIRDEDGIATDFEIEGDFPKFGNNDDRVDGLAVDLVERFMAKIRTHKMYRDATPTQSVLTITSNVVYGKKTGNTPDGRRAGEPFGPGANPMHGRDTSGAVASLSSVAKLPFASAQDGISYTFSMVPKALGKFEQEQKQNLVSLMDGYFFNDTCGPKPGTREGGQHLNVNVLNRETLVDAMAHPENYPSLTIRVSGYAVRFNSLTDAQKQDVISRTFTQSI; this is encoded by the coding sequence ATGAACGCCGAATCCGGTATCGTCCCAGCAGCATGGCAAGGTTTTACAACCGGCGAATGGGTTGCTGAAATTAATGTTCGCAACTTTATCCAGCTTAACTACACCCCATATGAAGGCGACGAGTCTTTCTTAGCAGAAGCAACCGAAGCGACCAACAAGCTTTGGGAAGCGGTGATGGTTGGTATCCGTCAGGAAGACAGCACACACGCTCCGGTCGATTTTGACGAAAATACCCCTTCTACTATTACTTCGCACAAGCCTGGTTATATCAATCAGGATCTGGAAACCATCGTTGGTTTGCAGACAGATGCACCTTTAAAGCGTGCCATCATGCCTTACGGTGGTATCCGCATGGTTGAGGGTTCTTGCAAAGTTTATGGCAAGGAAATCAACCCACAAGTTAAAGAATTCTTTAATGCGCACCGCAAAACGCATAACCAAGGCGTGTTTGATGTTTACACCCCTGAAATTATTGCTTGCCGTAAGTCTGGCGTATTAACTGGTTTGCCTGATGCATATGGCCGTGGCCGTATTATTGGTGATTACCGTCGTGTTGCTCTGTACGGTATTGACCGCTTGATGAGTGATAAGCAAGCACAACACGCTTCTTTAGATGCGGCTGATTTTGATGCTGAATTAATGCAGCGTCGTGAAGAAATTGTCGAGCAGTACCGTGCGCTGGGTCAGTTGAAAGAAATGGCAGCGTCTTACGGTTTTGATATTTCAGTGCCAGCAGCTAATGCTCAAGAAGCTGTTCAGTGGACTTATTTCGGTTACCTGGCTGCAGTAAAAAGCCAAAACGGTGCCGCAATGTCTCTGGGCCGCGCTTCTACATTCATTGACATTTACATCGAGCGTGAATTAGCTGACGGTTCTTTGACTGAACAAAAAGCTCAGGAAATGATCGACCACTTCGTAATGAAGCTGCGTATGGTTCGTTTCTTGCGTACCCCTGAATATGATGAGTTGTTCTCAGGCGATCCTATCTGGGCAACGGAATCAATCGGTGGCATGGGCGTAGACGGACGTACTCTGGTATCAAAAACCAGCTTCCGTTTCTTGCATACCCTTTACACCATGGGCCCAAGCCCAGAGCCAAACATTACGGTTTTATGGTCTGAAGAGCTGCCAGTTGGCTTTAAAGAGTATTGTGCAAAAGTTTCTATCGAAACCAGCTCTATTCAATATGAAAACGATGATCTGATGCGTCCAGACATGGACAGCGATGATTATGCAATCGCTTGCTGTGTATCACCGATGGTGGTGGGTAAGCAGATGCAGTTCTTCGGTGCTCGCGCTAACTTGGCAAAAACTCTGATGTACGCCATCAACGGTGGTGTGGATGAGTTGAGCAAAGCTCAGGTCGGACCGAAGGGTGATGCAATCTCAACGGAAGTTCTGGAATTTGACGATGTAATGGGTCGTTTGGATAACTTCATGGATTGGCTGGCGACGACTTATGTTAAGGCCTTGAACTGCATTCACTACAGCCATGATAAGTATTCATACGAAGCCGTTCAGTTGGCGCTACATGACCGTGACGTTAAGCGTACTATGGCTTGTGGTATTGCTGGATTGTCTGTTGCAGCTGACGCGTTATCTGCGATCAAGTTTGCCAAGGTTAAGCCAATCCGTGACGAAGACGGCATTGCGACTGACTTTGAAATTGAAGGCGACTTCCCTAAATTCGGTAACAACGATGACCGTGTTGATGGATTAGCAGTTGATCTGGTTGAGCGCTTCATGGCTAAGATCCGTACTCACAAGATGTACCGTGATGCGACGCCTACCCAGTCAGTTTTGACCATCACTTCTAACGTGGTTTATGGCAAGAAGACTGGTAATACTCCAGACGGTCGTCGCGCTGGCGAACCATTTGGTCCAGGCGCTAACCCAATGCATGGCCGTGACACTAGCGGTGCGGTAGCTTCTTTAAGTTCTGTTGCAAAACTTCCGTTTGCCTCAGCACAAGATGGTATTTCTTATACCTTCTCTATGGTGCCAAAGGCGTTGGGTAAGTTTGAGCAAGAGCAAAAGCAAAACCTGGTTAGCTTGATGGATGGTTATTTCTTCAATGATACTTGCGGTCCAAAGCCGGGTACTCGTGAAGGTGGTCAGCACTTGAACGTTAACGTGTTGAACCGTGAAACTCTGGTTGATGCCATGGCACATCCTGAAAATTATCCAAGCCTGACTATCCGTGTTTCTGGCTATGCAGTGCGCTTTAACTCACTGACTGATGCACAAAAGCAAGATGTAATTAGCAGGACCTTTACACAGTCTATTTAA
- the pflA gene encoding pyruvate formate-lyase-activating protein translates to MIKGRVYSTESFGAVDGPGVRFIAFLQGCHMRCKYCHNRDSWDRKGGEERDVESLMSEIISIKPFLRKGGVTVSGGEPLLQPEFVAEIFRRCHEEGLHTCLDTNGLVMRRTPAIVKAIAESDLILLDLKQADAAKHKELTLTNNRPVLEFAEYLTSINKPVWVRYVVVPGWTDSLEDAEKLADVLLKMTNLERLDLLPYHSMGEWKWEQAGVENPLLGVNPPPAATMNRLKDFFKSKGIPVS, encoded by the coding sequence ATGATTAAAGGTCGCGTTTATTCCACAGAATCTTTTGGCGCCGTTGATGGGCCAGGCGTTCGCTTTATTGCATTTTTACAAGGCTGTCATATGCGTTGTAAATATTGTCATAACCGCGATAGCTGGGATCGTAAAGGCGGAGAAGAACGAGACGTTGAATCATTAATGTCAGAAATTATCTCGATTAAACCTTTTCTAAGAAAAGGTGGAGTAACCGTTTCTGGTGGTGAGCCATTATTACAACCTGAATTTGTTGCTGAGATTTTTCGTCGTTGTCATGAGGAAGGTTTGCATACTTGTCTGGATACTAACGGGCTAGTGATGCGCCGAACGCCGGCAATAGTCAAAGCGATTGCTGAATCAGATCTGATTTTGCTCGATTTAAAACAAGCCGATGCAGCAAAACATAAAGAATTAACACTAACCAATAACCGCCCAGTATTAGAATTTGCCGAATACTTAACTTCTATTAACAAGCCAGTTTGGGTGCGTTATGTGGTGGTTCCGGGTTGGACCGATTCTTTAGAAGATGCCGAAAAACTGGCAGATGTACTACTGAAAATGACCAACCTCGAGCGACTAGATCTATTGCCTTATCACAGCATGGGGGAATGGAAGTGGGAGCAGGCAGGTGTCGAAAATCCATTGCTTGGTGTTAATCCACCGCCCGCCGCAACGATGAATCGGTTGAAAGACTTTTTTAAAAGCAAAGGTATTCCGGTGAGTTAA
- a CDS encoding DUF4844 domain-containing protein — MDINSHAIQALQVLRQQEKFIEDKQLFYSGAPDEATRKKVEAIINKTLYFLIAAKSEQFTEAQFWAVLEFVASQFASMDSEEMDRALGYMEQMMQIVGIESSQGRLNEWRYRFDPEVLW; from the coding sequence TTGGACATCAATTCCCATGCCATTCAGGCGCTTCAGGTTTTGCGACAACAAGAAAAGTTTATTGAAGATAAACAACTTTTTTACTCTGGCGCACCTGATGAGGCAACACGAAAGAAGGTTGAAGCGATCATAAACAAAACGCTGTACTTTCTAATCGCCGCTAAAAGTGAGCAATTTACCGAGGCACAGTTTTGGGCAGTGTTGGAATTTGTTGCGAGTCAATTTGCTTCGATGGATTCAGAAGAAATGGATCGAGCGCTAGGCTACATGGAGCAGATGATGCAAATCGTCGGCATTGAAAGCTCGCAGGGGCGACTGAACGAATGGCGCTATCGCTTTGATCCTGAGGTATTGTGGTAA
- a CDS encoding FKBP-type peptidyl-prolyl cis-trans isomerase, protein MLLIGNNSVVSIDYKLTLESGEVVDQSPEGEPLVYLHGASNIIPGLEEALVGKTDGAELTVNVAPEKAYGERHEEGVQVVPREAFQGVDQIEPGMQFQAEGPQGPQMIMVVAIEGDEVTVDANHPLSGKTLTFEVKVLSVREATAEEIEHGHAH, encoded by the coding sequence ATGCTTTTAATTGGAAACAACTCGGTCGTCAGCATCGATTACAAATTAACTTTAGAATCTGGCGAAGTAGTTGACCAATCACCAGAAGGCGAGCCTTTAGTTTATCTGCACGGCGCTAGCAACATTATTCCTGGTTTAGAAGAAGCCTTAGTTGGTAAAACCGATGGCGCAGAGTTGACGGTTAATGTTGCACCTGAAAAGGCGTATGGCGAGCGTCATGAAGAAGGTGTTCAGGTTGTACCTCGTGAAGCTTTCCAAGGTGTTGACCAAATTGAGCCAGGCATGCAATTTCAAGCAGAAGGCCCTCAAGGTCCACAGATGATTATGGTTGTTGCAATTGAAGGTGATGAAGTCACCGTTGATGCAAACCATCCTTTATCTGGCAAGACCCTGACTTTTGAAGTGAAGGTTTTAAGTGTTCGCGAAGCGACTGCTGAAGAAATCGAGCACGGCCACGCTCACTAA
- a CDS encoding formylglycine-generating enzyme family protein produces MPSQSTTFIAMTNNRTHYRPDNNAPVSGSWLKPILFLGCLLFSAIPVISLAATASNKPAVIENPVPEKPLISAEQKQQIASLLQAARADVKAVRLTSPRGRNALEKYRQVLKLQPENNKALQGIRQIAMKYFILAASAWPKSPAKTDGYIEAAQTLVPGIQLPEKLANKLSFSDKLGKDKNGKDILAPEMIRLPPGVLVIPVIGQPDRVVTLPSFAISRREVSRNQWFEFARATQQEMPSCFKQVSSKLPITCISQAEAMAYANWLSKKTGEVYRLPSESEWIYAASAGIHQKFWWGDKFKTGLAVCNGCKVPATDRHPAVAGHLKYNQFGIFNMPGNVREWTNDCWHNQLDRLPEDGKPWNFRCEMTMTVVRGGSWQTAPATTRQLYRSLAVPTSKQADIGIRLVQVL; encoded by the coding sequence ATGCCTAGCCAATCCACTACATTTATTGCTATGACCAACAACCGCACACACTACCGGCCTGATAACAATGCACCTGTTAGTGGCAGCTGGCTCAAGCCAATCTTATTTTTAGGCTGCCTGCTTTTTAGTGCCATCCCCGTTATTTCACTTGCTGCGACCGCTTCAAATAAACCCGCTGTGATTGAAAATCCTGTACCAGAAAAACCACTAATTAGCGCCGAACAAAAACAGCAAATTGCTAGTTTACTGCAAGCAGCACGAGCAGACGTTAAAGCTGTTCGCTTGACTAGCCCTCGTGGCAGAAATGCACTGGAAAAATATCGTCAAGTTTTAAAATTACAGCCAGAAAATAATAAAGCCTTGCAAGGCATCCGACAGATTGCCATGAAATATTTCATTCTGGCCGCTTCAGCTTGGCCAAAATCACCGGCAAAAACCGATGGCTATATAGAAGCAGCACAAACATTAGTGCCCGGCATTCAATTACCAGAAAAGCTGGCAAATAAACTGAGTTTTTCCGACAAGCTCGGCAAAGATAAAAATGGCAAAGACATTCTTGCACCAGAAATGATTCGACTGCCGCCTGGTGTTCTGGTCATTCCCGTTATTGGACAACCAGACCGTGTTGTCACCCTACCCTCTTTTGCGATTAGCCGGCGCGAAGTCAGTCGTAATCAATGGTTTGAATTTGCTAGGGCGACCCAGCAAGAAATGCCCAGCTGTTTCAAACAGGTATCCAGCAAATTACCGATCACCTGCATCTCCCAGGCTGAAGCAATGGCTTACGCCAACTGGCTAAGTAAAAAAACTGGAGAAGTTTATCGACTGCCCAGCGAGTCAGAATGGATTTATGCCGCTAGCGCTGGAATTCATCAAAAATTTTGGTGGGGTGATAAGTTCAAAACAGGCCTAGCGGTATGTAACGGCTGCAAAGTGCCAGCAACAGATCGTCACCCTGCAGTAGCGGGGCATTTAAAATACAACCAGTTCGGCATTTTCAACATGCCGGGTAATGTTCGGGAATGGACCAATGATTGTTGGCATAACCAGCTTGATCGGTTGCCGGAAGATGGCAAGCCATGGAATTTTCGTTGTGAGATGACCATGACCGTAGTTCGAGGCGGGTCATGGCAAACCGCACCAGCAACTACTCGCCAGCTATACAGAAGCTTGGCAGTTCCTACCAGCAAACAAGCAGATATCGGGATTCGTCTGGTACAAGTGTTGTAG
- the ppk1 gene encoding polyphosphate kinase 1, translating into MDPIDLHSTELFINRELSLLEFNRRVLELALDESLPLMERVKFLAICSSNLDEFFEVRVSGLKQQIITNTQKIGADGMPPEETLQKVSDTCHTLVSEQYLALNEVLLPLLEKENIHFVRRRDWTEQQTEWIKSYFTRQVLPVVTPIGLDPSHPFPRVVNKSLNFMMSLEGKDAFGRDSGLAIVHAPRSLPRAVRLPDEVSGGGDRFVFLSSVIHAFADDLFHGMKVNGCYQFRVTRNSDLFVDEDSIDNIAHALRGELAQRHYGDAVRLEVADNCPPEISDYLMSKYNLSRVDLYQVEGPVNLSRLMPVIDMMSRPDLKYPALHQSMPQPLDRRDNIFKAIQKQDIWLYHPYHSFNPVVQLLRQAARDPEVLAIKQTVYRTGSDSAIVKALVEAARAGKEVTAVIEVRARFDEADNIRLADKLHEAGAMVVYGVSNHKTHAKMMMVVRREGDKLRRYVHLGTGNYHTSTAKLYTDVGLMSCDEQLGEDMHYVFQTLTGMGKATRLKKLYSAPFTLHKQFSRLIDTETENALNGKTGKIIAKMNQLTDKRMIQSLYKASQAGVKIDLIVRGICSLRPGIEGVSENITVRSIAGRFLEHTRIYYFHNDGKPLVYASSADWMERNFYRRIEILFPFENQRISEKIIRFGLTPFLADNCMSWVLQPDGSYVRNQPNESEERMSAQDYLIKKLAG; encoded by the coding sequence ATGGATCCAATTGATTTGCACAGCACAGAGCTATTCATTAATCGGGAATTGAGCCTGCTGGAATTTAATCGTCGAGTGCTTGAATTAGCACTCGACGAAAGCCTGCCCTTAATGGAAAGGGTTAAATTTCTGGCAATATGCTCTAGTAACCTTGATGAATTTTTTGAAGTTCGAGTTTCAGGCCTTAAGCAGCAAATCATTACCAATACTCAAAAAATTGGTGCTGATGGCATGCCACCCGAAGAAACATTGCAGAAAGTCAGCGACACCTGCCATACATTGGTCAGCGAGCAGTACCTAGCGCTAAATGAAGTACTACTCCCGCTACTCGAAAAAGAAAACATTCATTTTGTTCGTCGCCGTGACTGGACCGAACAACAAACAGAATGGATCAAGAGTTACTTCACACGACAGGTTTTACCGGTAGTCACTCCTATTGGGCTGGATCCATCTCACCCATTTCCGCGAGTGGTCAATAAAAGTCTGAACTTCATGATGTCGCTGGAAGGTAAAGATGCTTTCGGTCGTGACTCAGGACTGGCTATAGTCCATGCGCCTCGCTCGCTACCTCGCGCGGTTCGTTTGCCAGATGAAGTCAGCGGCGGCGGTGATCGCTTTGTCTTTTTATCTTCGGTGATTCACGCTTTTGCCGATGATTTATTCCACGGCATGAAGGTCAACGGCTGTTATCAGTTCCGGGTTACCCGAAATAGCGACCTGTTCGTTGATGAAGACTCAATTGATAACATTGCTCACGCCCTACGCGGTGAATTAGCACAGCGCCATTATGGTGACGCGGTACGTCTGGAGGTCGCAGATAACTGCCCGCCAGAAATTTCTGATTACCTGATGAGCAAATACAACCTAAGTCGAGTCGACCTTTATCAGGTAGAGGGGCCAGTTAACCTGTCTCGTCTAATGCCTGTGATCGATATGATGTCTCGCCCGGACCTAAAATATCCAGCACTGCACCAGTCGATGCCGCAACCGCTAGATCGTCGAGATAATATTTTCAAGGCGATTCAAAAGCAGGACATCTGGCTTTATCACCCTTATCACAGCTTTAATCCGGTGGTGCAATTGCTGCGGCAAGCGGCTCGTGATCCAGAAGTCTTAGCAATCAAACAAACGGTGTATCGGACGGGTTCTGACTCAGCAATTGTAAAGGCCTTGGTTGAAGCAGCAAGAGCTGGCAAGGAAGTGACTGCTGTTATCGAAGTTCGAGCACGCTTTGATGAAGCCGATAACATCCGACTGGCTGACAAACTACATGAAGCCGGTGCGATGGTGGTTTATGGCGTTTCTAACCATAAAACCCACGCCAAAATGATGATGGTAGTTCGCCGTGAAGGCGATAAATTACGCCGCTATGTCCACCTGGGAACTGGCAATTATCACACTAGTACCGCCAAGTTATACACAGATGTCGGCTTAATGAGTTGCGACGAGCAACTCGGCGAAGATATGCATTATGTTTTCCAGACATTAACCGGCATGGGTAAGGCAACTCGCCTCAAGAAGCTCTATAGCGCGCCTTTTACCTTGCACAAACAGTTCAGCCGACTAATTGATACAGAAACCGAAAATGCCCTTAACGGCAAAACGGGTAAAATTATCGCTAAGATGAATCAGCTGACAGATAAGCGAATGATTCAATCTTTATACAAGGCCTCTCAAGCCGGTGTAAAAATTGATTTGATTGTTCGGGGTATTTGCAGCCTTCGCCCAGGTATTGAAGGTGTTTCTGAAAATATCACCGTGCGCTCAATTGCCGGTCGTTTTCTAGAGCACACTCGAATTTATTATTTCCATAATGATGGAAAACCTTTGGTCTACGCCTCCAGCGCCGATTGGATGGAACGAAATTTCTATCGACGAATAGAAATCTTATTTCCTTTTGAAAACCAGAGAATTTCAGAAAAGATCATTCGCTTTGGTTTAACGCCATTCTTGGCCGATAACTGTATGAGTTGGGTACTTCAACCTGATGGTAGTTATGTTAGAAATCAACCTAATGAAAGTGAAGAGCGGATGTCAGCTCAAGACTATCTGATTAAAAAACTGGCTGGTTAA
- the hemB gene encoding porphobilinogen synthase — translation MARILTDRSWPASRPRRMRADDFSRRLMRENQITVDDLIYPVFVLEGEQRLEAIPSMPGVERKSIDLLLEEAAELVELGVPAVALFPVTPSEAKSEMAEASYDPNGLAQRAVRALKAKFPQLGVITDVALDPFTIHGQDGLMNQDNYIINDETVEVLVKQALSHADAGADIVAPSDMMDGRIGAIREALEAAGHRNVRILSYAAKYASSYYGPFRDAVGSAGNLAGANKYSYQMDPANSDEALQEVAMDLQEGADMVMVKPGMPYLDIIRRVKDEFGVPTFAYQVSGEYAMHKAAFANGWLDEKSVVMESLVSFKRAGCDGILTYFAKDVARWLKQG, via the coding sequence GTGGCCCGAATTTTGACCGATCGTAGCTGGCCAGCCAGCCGTCCACGCCGCATGCGTGCTGACGATTTTTCCCGCCGCTTAATGCGTGAAAACCAGATAACCGTTGATGATTTGATCTATCCGGTATTTGTTCTGGAAGGCGAACAGCGACTCGAAGCGATACCTTCAATGCCTGGTGTTGAAAGAAAAAGTATCGATTTATTACTAGAAGAAGCAGCAGAATTGGTTGAACTCGGCGTGCCTGCGGTTGCATTATTTCCAGTCACACCGTCAGAAGCCAAAAGTGAAATGGCCGAAGCATCTTACGATCCCAATGGGTTGGCCCAGCGTGCAGTTCGTGCATTAAAGGCGAAATTTCCTCAGCTGGGTGTGATTACTGATGTTGCATTAGATCCGTTTACCATTCACGGTCAAGACGGCTTAATGAATCAAGACAACTACATCATCAATGATGAAACGGTAGAAGTTCTGGTAAAACAAGCGCTATCCCATGCCGATGCCGGTGCTGATATTGTGGCGCCATCAGACATGATGGATGGCCGCATCGGAGCAATCCGCGAAGCATTGGAAGCAGCAGGTCATCGCAATGTGCGAATTTTGTCTTACGCGGCAAAATATGCATCTAGCTACTACGGCCCCTTCCGTGATGCGGTTGGCTCCGCAGGTAATTTAGCTGGCGCGAACAAATACAGTTATCAGATGGACCCTGCCAATTCTGACGAAGCACTTCAGGAAGTCGCCATGGACCTGCAAGAAGGCGCAGATATGGTAATGGTTAAACCGGGCATGCCGTACCTAGACATTATTCGCCGAGTTAAAGATGAATTTGGCGTGCCCACTTTTGCCTATCAAGTGAGCGGCGAATATGCGATGCATAAAGCAGCTTTTGCTAATGGCTGGTTAGATGAAAAATCTGTAGTGATGGAATCACTGGTTTCATTCAAGCGTGCCGGCTGTGATGGCATTTTGACTTATTTCGCCAAAGATGTTGCTCGTTGGCTGAAACAGGGATAA